In Aminivibrio sp., the sequence CGACCCACATGAACTGGATGCCGAAAGGAAGATTGAAAATGAGCATGGAGATGGCCACGATCTGGAATACCGTCTTGACCTTGCCTCCCCTGGAGGCGGCGATGACAACCCCTTCGGCGGCGGCGACCATGCGGACGCCGGTGACGACGAGATCCCGTGAGAGGATCACCACCACTATCCACGCCGGAATGCGCTGGAGCTCCACCAGGGAGACGAGGGCGGCCATGACGAGAACCTTGTCGGCCACGGGGTCGATGAACTTGCCCAGGTTGGTCACCATGCCCTTTTTCCTGGCGATGTAGCCGTCTGCGGTATCGGTGAGAGCGGCAAGGATGAAGACCGTCCCTGCGAGAATGTCCCCGAAAGTCACCCGCAGTTCGAGCTCTTCCACGATATACACCGGGTAGGTAAACTTGAAGGTAAGAAAGATAAGCACCAAGGGAGCAAGAAAGACCCTCAGAAGACTCAATATGTTGGGAATATTCCAAGCACTCTTCCTCACGGGCATACCCTCCTTGTGACGGCATTTCGCCTCACAGTCTAGTATAGGAAGCTGAAAAGGACAACGGGCCTTTCCCCCCTCAATCAGCAGGTTTTTCAGGTAGCGGGAGTGTCGCCGGTCTTCGTCCTGCCGGCGGCACTCCCGCTGTTTCCATCCTCTGCGGGCCGCTGTTCCCGGTCCGGCGTTCCTTGCAGGCTGTCAGCCGCCGAGGTAGGCTTCCTTCACCCTGCTGTCCTTGAGCAGATCCTCTCCCCTGCCCTCGAGGACGATGGATCCCACCTCAAGGATATAGGCGTAAGATGCGATCTTGAGCGCCGCGAAGGCGTTTTGCTCCACCAGCAGGACGGTCTTGCCCTGGGCATTGATCTCCCCGATGATGTCAAAGACTTCCTTGACGAGAAGAGGGGCGAGCCCAAGGGAGGGTTCGTCGAGCATCACCAGGTGAGGCCGGCTCATGAGGGCCCGGCCCACGGCGAGCATCTGCTGCTCTCCTCCGGAAAGGGTTCCCCCTTTCTGCCAGGACCGTTCCTTCAGCCGGGGAAACAGTTCGTACACATGGTCCCGGTCACGCTCCACCCCGTCCCTGTCGTTTCTGATGAAGGCACCGAGCTGAAGGTTCTCCTCCACTGTAAGGTGGGGCAAAATCCGCCGCCCTTCTGGGCTCATGGCGATTCCAAGCTTGACCATCTCCTCGGGGGCCTTCCCGACAAGGTTTATAGGTTCCCCTTCAGGCGGGGTGTAGACAATCTTCCCCTTGACGCTCCTCACCAGCCCCGCCACGGCGCGGATGGTGCTGCTCTTTCCCGCCCCGTTGGCACCGATGAGGGTGACGATGCTCCCCTGCGGGATGGAGAGGGAAATTCCCTTGACGGCATGAATGGCCCCGTAGTATACGTTGAGGTCTTCAATTTTCAGCATATTTCACGTACTCCTCTCCGAGGTAGGCCACGATGACTCTCTGGTCCGACTGGATTTCGTCGGGGCCGCCTTCGGCGATTTTCACGCCGTAGTCGAGAACCCAGATGTATTCGCAGACTCCCATGACCACCTTCATGTCGTGTTCGATGAGAAGGATGGTGATGCCGAACCGTTCCCTTATGTTCCGGATGAACTGCATCAGTTCCCGGGATTCCTGGGGGTTCATTCCCGCGGCGGGCTCGTCCAGAAGGAGAAATTTCGGATCCGTGGCGAGAGCCCTGGCGATCTCCAGCCGCCGCTGGGCGCCGTAGGGCAGGGAGGCCGAGTTTTCGTCAGCATACCTGAGCAGGCCCACCGATTCGAGAAGGTTCATGGATTTTTTCCGAATTTCCTCCTCCTCCCTGCGGAAAAGGGGAAGCCCAAGGGGGGCCATCCACCACTTCGCCTTCCTGCGGACGTGGCATCCTATCATCACGTTCTCAAGGACCGTTTCATTGGAGAAGAGGCGGATATTCTGGAACGTCCGGGAGATCCCCGCCCGGCACACCATGTGGGGAGGAATACCGGTGATGTCCCTGCCGTCGAAGAGAACCCGACC encodes:
- a CDS encoding ABC transporter ATP-binding protein, giving the protein MTTQEPILRMENVTMKFGGLTAVRDFTIDVPRGSIVGLIGPNGAGKTTVFNIVTGFYKPTEGRVLFDGRDITGIPPHMVCRAGISRTFQNIRLFSNETVLENVMIGCHVRRKAKWWMAPLGLPLFRREEEEIRKKSMNLLESVGLLRYADENSASLPYGAQRRLEIARALATDPKFLLLDEPAAGMNPQESRELMQFIRNIRERFGITILLIEHDMKVVMGVCEYIWVLDYGVKIAEGGPDEIQSDQRVIVAYLGEEYVKYAEN
- a CDS encoding ABC transporter ATP-binding protein yields the protein MLKIEDLNVYYGAIHAVKGISLSIPQGSIVTLIGANGAGKSSTIRAVAGLVRSVKGKIVYTPPEGEPINLVGKAPEEMVKLGIAMSPEGRRILPHLTVEENLQLGAFIRNDRDGVERDRDHVYELFPRLKERSWQKGGTLSGGEQQMLAVGRALMSRPHLVMLDEPSLGLAPLLVKEVFDIIGEINAQGKTVLLVEQNAFAALKIASYAYILEVGSIVLEGRGEDLLKDSRVKEAYLGG
- the pgsA gene encoding CDP-diacylglycerol--glycerol-3-phosphate 3-phosphatidyltransferase, with the protein product MPVRKSAWNIPNILSLLRVFLAPLVLIFLTFKFTYPVYIVEELELRVTFGDILAGTVFILAALTDTADGYIARKKGMVTNLGKFIDPVADKVLVMAALVSLVELQRIPAWIVVVILSRDLVVTGVRMVAAAEGVVIAASRGGKVKTVFQIVAISMLIFNLPFGIQFMWVAMILTVWSGMDYLVKGKKLFTD